One window of the Terriglobia bacterium genome contains the following:
- a CDS encoding DeoR/GlpR family DNA-binding transcription regulator, translated as MADLIPSGNGNNRAPESDAVQPRDKQESRLVIIQKLLQQSGSVSVEELSAKLDVSVVTVRRDLNILEERGLLRRTHGGAESIEPLFYEPFRNDRSFQAQVSRYADEKRRIGRAAAELIEPGENIALTPGTTTTEVVRGIPLNHNVTVITNTANIAMELSKRKDVSVFVTGGYLRGEWFSLVGPTAIQAINNVVIHTLFIGADGIDPSWGATCFSPDEAALNGAMVKHARRKIAVVDQSKFGVVAGWQICQSGEIDVLVTDSGATDEMIAPFEKMGIKVLRV; from the coding sequence ATGGCAGACCTCATTCCAAGCGGTAACGGCAACAATCGGGCACCTGAATCGGACGCAGTTCAGCCTCGGGACAAGCAGGAAAGTCGCCTCGTCATCATCCAGAAACTCCTACAGCAGTCCGGTTCGGTCTCCGTCGAGGAGTTGAGCGCGAAGCTCGACGTATCTGTCGTCACGGTTCGGCGCGACCTGAACATCCTGGAGGAACGCGGGCTTCTCCGGCGCACACACGGCGGAGCGGAGTCGATCGAACCGCTGTTCTATGAGCCGTTCCGCAACGACCGTTCCTTCCAGGCTCAGGTCTCGCGTTATGCGGATGAGAAACGACGCATTGGACGAGCAGCGGCAGAACTCATCGAACCGGGAGAGAACATCGCGCTCACGCCGGGAACGACGACGACGGAAGTCGTAAGAGGCATTCCGCTGAACCACAATGTCACGGTCATCACGAATACCGCCAACATCGCGATGGAACTCTCGAAGCGCAAGGATGTCAGCGTGTTCGTAACAGGCGGTTACCTGCGCGGCGAATGGTTCTCGCTGGTCGGACCGACGGCGATCCAGGCGATCAACAACGTCGTGATTCACACGCTGTTCATCGGCGCGGATGGAATCGATCCATCGTGGGGAGCGACCTGCTTCAGCCCCGACGAAGCGGCCCTGAATGGAGCGATGGTGAAACATGCGCGACGAAAGATCGCTGTCGTCGACCAGAGCAAGTTCGGTGTAGTCGCGGGATGGCAGATTTGCCAATCCGGCGAAATCGATGTCCTCGTAACCGATTCCGGCGCGACGGACGAGATGATTGCTCCGTTCGAGAAGATGGGAATCAAAGTTTTGCGAGTGTGA
- a CDS encoding TonB-dependent receptor: MNCFKKYWKLGLALTAIAILATSAVAQNVTGSIVGTVTDPSGSVIPNVTVTVTNTDRNVVIRTVTTNAAGNYSALLLPIGHYSVEVKAQGFRTMSRNQIELNVNDSLTESFTLQVGSSEQVINVEANPVQVETQSAASGGLVSGTQIRQLSLPNRNYMSLLTLVPGVTSTAADQMYVGGFAPSGAANTVQFSVNGARTSQNNWLVDGVDNVDRGAALTVLTFPSVDAIAEFKLLRGAYEPEYGRNAGGQVNVVTRSGTSTFHGGAYEFWRNDVLNANTYFRNLNSDPKLNSRPEPLRYNNFGWTLGGPLYIPGHYNTNKDKTFFFFSQEWRRYITYSTPRATVPTADERNGNFADPVCTHYTTNVGSSTCDDSGTSITTISPLAQSYLQDVVSRIPLPNPAPGDDPHTLYSTWSNRYNFREELLKLDHNLTSKIALSAKMLRDDIPTEEPGGIYATSVIPGMATTKTNSPGHSYTGHVTATLSPTLLIDGGYGYSYGAIESIPAGFMLMSESPDVQPTLAFTPVHPRIPNLQFASGSSFAGVGPYLDYNYNHSVFGNVSKVIGNHSFKFGATYNHYRKTENNTGGTEGTFAFNNPTDAIPSGSAATAYMQAFANFLLGHVNSYTQSAVDITPDIRQNSMELYGQDSWRIRPNLTLSYGLRWSIFRQPYDAKNQISNFDPAAYDPAKAPCISADGKSIDPTCNPNYDPLNGFVIGGVNSPYGRKVTNEQWDAIAPRVGIVWDPTGDGKTSIRAGYGMFYDTILVGSLEFNVLFNPYLVNSISVSNTSFDNPLAGTPNISLAPKQVYGRVPSPWSNPYTEQYSFDIQRDLGNGFMLDMGYYGSQGHHLIGVIDINQPKPGEYLDTLMCSATVTTNCVPQGSFITSSTRDLINRIRPYKGYIGVNAMETIFNQNYHSLQVQGQKKFSDSSLINVSYTWSKNLTDNQTDRSTAPQNSSNIRGDYGPSQQDRTHVFTANFVYGIPFFRDQKGFVGHTLGGWEFSGIVQAWTGVPLTVTTSQSADPAGLGCLSASPCGVRPNQVGDPNANAPNTFAKWFDTTAFQNIPAGQTTPGTERRGAVRGPGLQNWNLALFKSFKFGERVSSQFRLETFNAFNHTNWDTVDTNISSATFGKITGTRSPRIAQLGLKINF; encoded by the coding sequence ATGAATTGCTTCAAAAAGTATTGGAAACTTGGACTGGCCCTGACGGCGATCGCAATCCTCGCCACATCAGCGGTCGCCCAGAATGTCACCGGATCCATTGTGGGTACGGTTACCGATCCGTCCGGGTCGGTCATCCCCAACGTGACTGTCACCGTGACTAATACGGATCGGAACGTCGTCATCCGTACGGTCACAACGAATGCAGCCGGCAACTACTCTGCGCTCCTCTTGCCGATCGGACATTACTCCGTTGAAGTCAAGGCACAGGGTTTCCGCACCATGTCTCGGAATCAGATTGAACTCAACGTCAATGACAGTCTGACCGAGAGCTTCACTTTGCAGGTAGGCTCCAGTGAACAAGTGATTAATGTCGAGGCGAACCCCGTTCAGGTGGAAACCCAGAGCGCGGCATCCGGCGGCTTGGTTTCGGGGACGCAAATCCGACAACTCTCGCTTCCGAACCGCAATTACATGTCGCTTCTGACGCTGGTTCCTGGAGTAACATCCACCGCGGCCGACCAGATGTACGTTGGAGGCTTTGCTCCCTCCGGTGCGGCTAACACTGTCCAGTTCTCCGTCAACGGCGCCCGTACCAGTCAGAACAACTGGCTGGTGGATGGCGTTGACAACGTCGATCGCGGCGCGGCCCTCACCGTTCTTACATTCCCAAGCGTCGACGCAATTGCCGAATTCAAACTTCTTCGTGGAGCGTATGAGCCCGAATATGGCCGAAATGCAGGGGGACAAGTTAACGTCGTTACCCGCTCAGGAACGAGCACCTTCCATGGAGGGGCGTATGAGTTCTGGCGCAATGACGTACTGAACGCAAACACATATTTTCGCAATCTGAATAGCGACCCCAAACTCAACAGCAGACCCGAACCACTTCGCTACAACAACTTTGGTTGGACCTTGGGTGGACCTTTGTACATCCCGGGACACTACAACACAAACAAGGACAAAACATTCTTCTTCTTCTCGCAGGAATGGCGGCGCTACATAACCTATTCCACACCCCGTGCTACTGTTCCGACCGCCGACGAGCGGAATGGTAACTTCGCCGACCCAGTTTGCACCCACTACACGACGAACGTTGGATCCAGTACCTGCGACGATTCCGGGACTTCCATCACTACGATCAGCCCGCTGGCACAGTCCTATTTGCAGGATGTTGTGTCCAGAATTCCTCTGCCGAATCCAGCGCCTGGAGACGATCCGCACACGCTGTATTCCACCTGGTCCAATCGTTACAATTTCCGCGAAGAACTCCTCAAACTCGACCACAACCTCACTTCGAAGATCGCCCTGAGCGCCAAAATGTTGCGTGACGACATCCCGACGGAGGAACCCGGTGGCATCTATGCGACATCCGTCATTCCGGGAATGGCGACCACGAAGACAAACTCTCCTGGACATAGTTATACAGGCCACGTTACTGCAACACTGTCTCCGACCCTGCTCATCGATGGCGGCTACGGATACAGCTATGGCGCCATCGAGAGTATTCCGGCAGGCTTTATGCTCATGTCTGAATCGCCGGATGTCCAACCCACTCTTGCTTTCACACCCGTGCACCCCCGTATCCCCAACCTCCAATTTGCCAGCGGTTCCAGTTTTGCCGGCGTTGGTCCATACCTCGATTACAACTACAACCATTCGGTTTTTGGCAACGTGTCCAAGGTGATCGGGAACCACTCGTTCAAGTTCGGTGCAACCTATAATCACTACAGGAAGACCGAGAACAATACCGGCGGTACTGAAGGAACGTTCGCATTCAACAACCCCACGGATGCCATACCCTCTGGGTCAGCCGCAACAGCTTACATGCAGGCGTTTGCTAACTTCCTCTTGGGACACGTCAATTCGTATACCCAGAGTGCAGTCGATATCACGCCGGACATCCGTCAGAACTCGATGGAACTGTACGGGCAGGATAGCTGGCGCATTCGTCCCAACCTCACTCTCAGCTACGGCCTCCGCTGGTCCATCTTCCGCCAGCCCTATGACGCGAAGAATCAAATCAGCAACTTCGATCCCGCAGCCTACGATCCCGCCAAGGCTCCCTGTATTTCCGCGGATGGAAAGAGCATCGATCCTACGTGCAATCCCAATTACGATCCGCTCAATGGCTTCGTCATTGGCGGCGTCAATTCGCCGTACGGGCGCAAGGTAACTAATGAGCAATGGGATGCGATCGCTCCTCGCGTGGGAATCGTCTGGGATCCAACTGGCGACGGGAAAACATCCATTCGAGCCGGCTACGGAATGTTCTATGACACCATCCTGGTTGGTTCACTTGAGTTCAACGTGCTGTTTAATCCTTATCTCGTAAACAGCATCAGTGTTTCCAATACATCGTTCGACAACCCCCTCGCGGGTACCCCGAACATTTCTCTCGCTCCAAAGCAAGTCTATGGCCGCGTTCCATCCCCATGGAGCAATCCGTACACTGAGCAGTACAGCTTCGATATCCAGCGCGATCTCGGTAACGGGTTCATGCTGGACATGGGCTACTACGGATCCCAGGGGCACCACCTCATCGGTGTCATCGATATCAACCAACCCAAGCCCGGCGAATACCTTGACACTCTGATGTGCTCGGCTACGGTAACGACGAATTGCGTCCCTCAGGGCAGCTTCATCACGAGCAGCACCCGGGACTTGATCAACAGGATTCGTCCTTACAAGGGCTACATCGGTGTCAATGCCATGGAAACCATCTTCAACCAGAACTACCATTCACTTCAGGTTCAGGGCCAAAAGAAGTTCTCTGACAGTTCGCTCATCAATGTTTCGTACACATGGTCCAAAAACTTGACGGATAACCAGACGGACCGCAGCACCGCACCGCAGAATAGTTCCAACATACGGGGCGATTACGGCCCCAGCCAGCAGGATCGCACTCACGTGTTCACGGCGAACTTCGTTTACGGAATCCCATTCTTCCGTGACCAGAAGGGGTTTGTCGGCCACACATTGGGAGGCTGGGAATTCTCCGGCATCGTTCAGGCGTGGACTGGTGTTCCATTGACCGTCACTACCAGTCAGAGTGCCGATCCTGCGGGACTCGGCTGTCTATCCGCCAGCCCTTGTGGAGTTCGTCCAAACCAGGTGGGAGACCCGAATGCAAATGCTCCGAATACTTTCGCGAAGTGGTTTGATACAACGGCTTTCCAGAATATCCCCGCGGGCCAGACCACTCCCGGAACCGAACGCCGCGGAGCGGTTCGCGGCCCCGGCCTGCAGAACTGGAATCTCGCATTGTTCAAGTCCTTCAAGTTCGGAGAACGCGTGAGTAGCCAGTTCCGGTTGGAAACCTTCAATGCCTTCAACCATACGAACTGGGACACCGTCGACACGAATATTTCTTCCGCTACATTTGGGAAGATCACGGGAACCCGTTCACCACGAATTGCACAACTTGGATTGAAGATAAACTTCTAA